A single genomic interval of Oryctolagus cuniculus chromosome 19, mOryCun1.1, whole genome shotgun sequence harbors:
- the CDIP1 gene encoding cell death-inducing p53-target protein 1, producing MSNEPPPPYPGGPTAPLLEEKSGAPPTPGRTSPAVMQPPPGMPLPPADIGPPPYEPPGHPMPQPGFIPPHMSAEGTYMPPGFYPPPGPHPPMGYYPPGPYPPGPYPGPGGHTATVLVPSGAATTVTVLQGEIFEGAPVQTVCPHCQQAITTKISYEIGLMNFVLGFFCCFMGCDLGCCLIPCLINDFKDVTHTCPSCKAYIYTYKRLC from the exons ATGTCTAATGAACCACCCCCTCCTTACCCTGGGGGTCCCACAGCCCCCCTTCTGGAGGAGAAAAGTGGAGCCCCACCTACCCCAG gccgCACCTCCCCAGCTGTGATGCAGCCCCCACCGGGCATGCCTCTGCCCCCTGCAGACATTGGTCCCCCACCCTACGAGCCACCAGGTCACCCAATGCCCCAGCCTGGCTTTATTCccccccacatgagtgcagaaggCACCTACATGCCTCCAG GTTTCTACCCTCCTCcaggcccccacccacccatggGCTACTACCCCCCTGGACCCTACCCGCCAGGGCCCTACCCTGGCCCTGGGGGTCACACAGCTACAGTGCTGGTTCCCTCGGGGGCTGCCACTACGGTGACAGTGCTACAGGGAGAGATCTTTGAAGGCGCACCTGTGCAGACTGTGTGTCCTCACTGCCAGCAGGCCATCACCACCAAGATCTCCTACGAGATCGGCCTGATGAACTTCGTGCTGGGTTTCTTCTGCTGCTTCATGGG GTGTGACCTGGGCTGTTGCTTGATCCCCTGCCTCATCAACGACTTCAAGGATGTGACTCACACATGCCCCAGCTGCAAAGCCTACATCTACACGTACAAGCGCCTGTGCTaa
- the HMOX2 gene encoding heme oxygenase 2 isoform X2, which yields MSAEVETSEGVDEPEEKNFGENHIRMADLSELLKEGTKEAHDRAENTKFVKDFLKGNIKKEIFKLATTALYFTYSALEEEMDRNKDHPAFAPLYFPMELHRKEALTKDMEYFFGENWEEQVQCSEAAQKYVERIHYIGQNEPELLVAHAYTRYMGDLSGGQVLKKVAQRALKLPSTGEGTQFYLFENVDNAQQFKQFYRARMNALDLNLKTKERIVEEANKAFEYNMQIFSELDQAGSAAASETVEDRIPVHDGKGDVRKCPYYAAGQVNGALEGSSCPFRAAMAVLRKPSLQLVLAAAVALAAGLLAWYYM from the exons AATGGCTGATCTCTCTGAGCTCCTGAAGGAAGGGACCAAGGAAGCACATGACCGGGCAGAAAATACCAAGTTTGTCAAGGACTTCTTGAAAGGCAACATTAAGAAGGAGATATTTAAG CTGGCCACCACCGCACTTTACTTCACATATTCAGCCTTGGAGGAAGAAATGGACCGCAATAAGGACCACCCAGCCTTTGCCCCCTTATACTTCCCCATGGAGCTGCACCGGAAGGAGGCACTGACCAAGGACATGGAGTACTTCTTTGGTGAGaactgggaggagcaggtgcagtgctCTGAGGCTGCCCAGAAGTACGTAGAGCGGATCCACTACATAGGGCAGAATGAGCCAGAGCTGCTGGTGGCCCATGCGTACACCCGCTACATGGGGGACCTCTCAGGGGGCCAAGTGCTGAAGAAGGTGGCCCAGCGGGCACTGAAGCTCCCCAGCACAGGAGAAGGGACCCAGTTCTACCTGTTTGAGAACGTGGACAATGCCCAGCAGTTCAAGCAGTTCTACCGGGCCAGGATGAATGCTCTGGACCTGAACCTGAAGACCAAAGAGAGGATCGTGGAGGAGGCCAACAAGGCATTTGAATATAATATGCAG ATATTCAGTGAACTGGACCAGGCTGGCTCTGCAGCGGCCAGTGAGACTGTGGAGGACAGGATCCCCGTGCACGACGGCAAAGGAGATGTGCGCAAATGCCCCTACTATGCTGCTGGGCAAGTCAACG gtgccctggagggcagcagctgCCCTTTCCGAGCAGCCATGGCTGTGCTGAGGAAGCCCAGCCTCCAGTTGGTCCTGGCCGCCGCTGTGGCCTTGGCTGCAGGACTCTTGGCCTGGTACTACATGTGA
- the HMOX2 gene encoding heme oxygenase 2 (The RefSeq protein has 1 substitution compared to this genomic sequence) yields the protein MSAEVETSEGVDEPEEKNFGENHIRMADLSELLKEGTKEAHDRAENTKFVKDFLKGNIKKEIFKLATTALYFTYSALEEEMDRNKDHPAFAPLYFPMELHRKEALTKDMEYFFGENWEEQVQCSEAAQKYVERIHYIGQNEPELLVAHAYTRYMGDLSGGQVLKKVAQRALKLPSTGEGTQFYLFENVDNAQQFKQFYRARMNALDLNLKTKERIVEEANKAFEYNMQIFSELDQAGSAPASETVEDRIPVHDGKGDVRKCPYYAAGQVNGALEGSSCPFRAAMAVLRKPSLQLVLAAAVALAAGLLAWYYM from the exons AATGGCTGATCTCTCTGAGCTCCTGAAGGAAGGGACCAAGGAAGCACATGACCGGGCAGAAAATACCAAGTTTGTCAAGGACTTCTTGAAAGGCAACATTAAGAAGGAGATATTTAAG CTGGCCACCACCGCACTTTACTTCACATATTCAGCCTTGGAGGAAGAAATGGACCGCAATAAGGACCACCCAGCCTTTGCCCCCTTATACTTCCCCATGGAGCTGCACCGGAAGGAGGCACTGACCAAGGACATGGAGTACTTCTTTGGTGAGaactgggaggagcaggtgcagtgctCTGAGGCTGCCCAGAAGTACGTAGAGCGGATCCACTACATAGGGCAGAATGAGCCAGAGCTGCTGGTGGCCCATGCGTACACCCGCTACATGGGGGACCTCTCAGGGGGCCAAGTGCTGAAGAAGGTGGCCCAGCGGGCACTGAAGCTCCCCAGCACAGGAGAAGGGACCCAGTTCTACCTGTTTGAGAACGTGGACAATGCCCAGCAGTTCAAGCAGTTCTACCGGGCCAGGATGAATGCTCTGGACCTGAACCTGAAGACCAAAGAGAGGATCGTGGAGGAGGCCAACAAGGCATTTGAATATAATATGCAG ATATTCAGTGAACTGGACCAGGCTGGCTCTGCAGCGGCCAGTGAGACTGTGGAGGACAGGATCCCCGTGCACGACGGCAAAGGAGATGTGCGCAAATGCCCCTACTATGCTGCTGGGCAAGTCAACG gtgccctggagggcagcagctgCCCTTTCCGAGCAGCCATGGCTGTGCTGAGGAAGCCCAGCCTCCAGTTGGTCCTGGCCGCCGCTGTGGCCTTGGCTGCAGGACTCTTGGCCTGGTACTACATGTGA